The following proteins are encoded in a genomic region of Anabas testudineus chromosome 13, fAnaTes1.2, whole genome shotgun sequence:
- the treh gene encoding trehalase isoform X2 translates to MYKLIVFCFSSVAALASVKAAFPPPCDSEIYCTGPILQQVQKAKLFDDDKYFVDMKLREAPDVVLSAFRNLSHEFPNTTIPSAKLQEFVSAYFEEPGTEFESWTPPDWHDEPKFLGKIADQELRDWAKNIHDLWKSLGRKIRASVKDHPELYSQIYTPHPVIVPGGRFRELYYWDSYWVINGLLLSEMTDTAHGMIQNFLYLVNRYGFVPNGGRIYYERRSQPPFLTLMVESYYQATKDKEFLRAAIPVLETEYSFWMQNHSVAVKVNGAEHVLNRYYVRVDLPRPESYTDDLELAEGLTDDHKEQLWMDLNSGAESGWDFSSRWYMDSGGHNNSTLREIRTSQILPTDLNALLWLNEKTLASFHRIMGDGDSAARYDQAAARRLAAIESVLWDAERGAWFDYNLVTHSKHFEFYPSNLSPVWAQCFSLPEMGEKAVEYLKRSGALQFPNGVPTSLSDSGQQWDYPNAWPPLQHMLISGLSKLPSEDAKKLAFDLAQRWIKTNWLAYVKYEAMFEKYDVNGDGKPGGGGEYEVQLGFGWTNGVALQLLDQYGATLTSGSQSVFSGLLPPLISAILTLQ, encoded by the exons ATGTATAAGTTAatagtattttgtttttcatcagtggCTGCTTTGGCCTCTGTAAAAGCAGCTTTTCCACCACCATGTGACAG TGAAATATACTGCACTGGGCCCATCTTGCAACAGGTACAGAAAGCTAAACTGTTTGATGACGATAAGTACTTTGTTGACATGAAGCTGAGGGAAGCGCCTG ATGTTGTTTTGTCGGCTTTTCGCAATCTCTCACATGAATTTCCAAACACGACCATCCCGTCTGCCAAACTGCAAGAGTTCGTCAGTGCATACTTTGAGGAACCGGGAACAGAATTTGAGTCATGGACACCACCCGACTGGCACGACGA GCCAAAGTTCCTGGGTAAAATAGCAGACCAAGAGCTTCGTGACTGGGCTAAAAATATTCACGATCTGTGGAAGTCTCTGGGCAGAAAG ATACGTGCCAGCGTTAAAGATCACCCAGAGCTCTACTCCCAGATATACACCCCACATCCTGTCATCGTACCAGGGGGGCGCTTCAGGGAACTCTACTATTG GGACTCCTACTGGGTCATCAACGGGCTCCTGCTGTCAGAGATGACAGACACGGCACATGGGATGATTCAAAACTTCCTCTACCTCGTCAACAG ATATGGCTTTGTTCCAAACGGTGGGCGGATTTACTACGAGCGGCGCAGTCAGCCTCCATTCCTCACTCTAATGGTGGAGAGCTACTATCAAGCAACCAAGGATAAAGAGTTCCTCAG AGCAGCTATACCGGTCTTGGAGACGGAATACAGCTTTTGGATGCAGAACCATTCGGTGGCTGTGAAAGTGAATGGGGCCGAGCATGTGCTGAATCGATATTATGTGCGGGTGGACTTGCCACG GCCTGAATCCTACACAGATGATCTGGAATTAGCTGAAGGACTCACTGATG ACCATAAAGAGCAGCTGTGGATGGATCTGAACTCGGGTGCAGAATCTGGTTGGGACTTTTCATCCCGCTGGTATATGGACAGTGGCGGCCACAACAACAGCACCCTGAGAGAAATCCGCACGAGTCAGATCCTACCCACTGACCTCAACGCTCTGCTGTGGCTCAATGAGAAGACTCTTGCGTCGTTTCACAGGATAATGG GTGATGGTGACTCAGCTGCACGGTATGACCAGGCTGCCGCTCGCAGACTGGCGGCGATAGAGTCTGTGCTCTGGGATGCTGAGAGGGGCGCCTGGTTTGACTACAACCTGGTGACGCACTCGAAGCACTTTGAGTTTTACCCTTCCAACCTGTCCCCTGTTTGGGCACAGTGCTTTTCTTTGCCTGAGATGGGTGAGAAGGCAGTAGAGTATCTGAAG AGGAGTGGTGCTCTCCAGTTTCCCAATGGAGTTCCAACTTCACTGAGCGATTCAGGGCAGCAGTGGGACTATCCTAATGCATGGCCTCCCTTACAACACATGCTGATCAGTG GTTTATCCAAACTGCCTTCAGAGGATGCTAAAAAACTAGCATTTGACTTGGCCCAGCGTTGGATCAAGACAAACTGGTTGGCGTACGTGAAATACGAAGCCATGTTTGAAAAG TATGATGTGAATGGAGATGGCAAACCAGGCGGTGGAGGAGAATATGAAGTTCAG TTGGGCTTTGGTTGGACCAATGGAGTGGCCCTGCAGCTCCTGGACCAGTATGGGGCGACTCTCACCTCAGGAAGCCAAAGCGTGTTCTCTGGCCTCCTGCCACCTCTGATTTCAGCCATTCTCACGCTCCAGTGA
- the treh gene encoding trehalase isoform X1: MVLLLYSRSQVISFQIWLYCTNAHTISCLIIHSSEIYCTGPILQQVQKAKLFDDDKYFVDMKLREAPDVVLSAFRNLSHEFPNTTIPSAKLQEFVSAYFEEPGTEFESWTPPDWHDEPKFLGKIADQELRDWAKNIHDLWKSLGRKIRASVKDHPELYSQIYTPHPVIVPGGRFRELYYWDSYWVINGLLLSEMTDTAHGMIQNFLYLVNRYGFVPNGGRIYYERRSQPPFLTLMVESYYQATKDKEFLRAAIPVLETEYSFWMQNHSVAVKVNGAEHVLNRYYVRVDLPRPESYTDDLELAEGLTDDHKEQLWMDLNSGAESGWDFSSRWYMDSGGHNNSTLREIRTSQILPTDLNALLWLNEKTLASFHRIMGDGDSAARYDQAAARRLAAIESVLWDAERGAWFDYNLVTHSKHFEFYPSNLSPVWAQCFSLPEMGEKAVEYLKRSGALQFPNGVPTSLSDSGQQWDYPNAWPPLQHMLISGLSKLPSEDAKKLAFDLAQRWIKTNWLAYVKYEAMFEKYDVNGDGKPGGGGEYEVQLGFGWTNGVALQLLDQYGATLTSGSQSVFSGLLPPLISAILTLQ; the protein is encoded by the exons ATGGTTTTATTGCTTTATAGCAGATCTCAGGTCATATCTTTTCAGATATGGCTGTATTGTACTAATGCACACACTATTTCATGTCTAATAATTCATTCTAGTGAAATATACTGCACTGGGCCCATCTTGCAACAGGTACAGAAAGCTAAACTGTTTGATGACGATAAGTACTTTGTTGACATGAAGCTGAGGGAAGCGCCTG ATGTTGTTTTGTCGGCTTTTCGCAATCTCTCACATGAATTTCCAAACACGACCATCCCGTCTGCCAAACTGCAAGAGTTCGTCAGTGCATACTTTGAGGAACCGGGAACAGAATTTGAGTCATGGACACCACCCGACTGGCACGACGA GCCAAAGTTCCTGGGTAAAATAGCAGACCAAGAGCTTCGTGACTGGGCTAAAAATATTCACGATCTGTGGAAGTCTCTGGGCAGAAAG ATACGTGCCAGCGTTAAAGATCACCCAGAGCTCTACTCCCAGATATACACCCCACATCCTGTCATCGTACCAGGGGGGCGCTTCAGGGAACTCTACTATTG GGACTCCTACTGGGTCATCAACGGGCTCCTGCTGTCAGAGATGACAGACACGGCACATGGGATGATTCAAAACTTCCTCTACCTCGTCAACAG ATATGGCTTTGTTCCAAACGGTGGGCGGATTTACTACGAGCGGCGCAGTCAGCCTCCATTCCTCACTCTAATGGTGGAGAGCTACTATCAAGCAACCAAGGATAAAGAGTTCCTCAG AGCAGCTATACCGGTCTTGGAGACGGAATACAGCTTTTGGATGCAGAACCATTCGGTGGCTGTGAAAGTGAATGGGGCCGAGCATGTGCTGAATCGATATTATGTGCGGGTGGACTTGCCACG GCCTGAATCCTACACAGATGATCTGGAATTAGCTGAAGGACTCACTGATG ACCATAAAGAGCAGCTGTGGATGGATCTGAACTCGGGTGCAGAATCTGGTTGGGACTTTTCATCCCGCTGGTATATGGACAGTGGCGGCCACAACAACAGCACCCTGAGAGAAATCCGCACGAGTCAGATCCTACCCACTGACCTCAACGCTCTGCTGTGGCTCAATGAGAAGACTCTTGCGTCGTTTCACAGGATAATGG GTGATGGTGACTCAGCTGCACGGTATGACCAGGCTGCCGCTCGCAGACTGGCGGCGATAGAGTCTGTGCTCTGGGATGCTGAGAGGGGCGCCTGGTTTGACTACAACCTGGTGACGCACTCGAAGCACTTTGAGTTTTACCCTTCCAACCTGTCCCCTGTTTGGGCACAGTGCTTTTCTTTGCCTGAGATGGGTGAGAAGGCAGTAGAGTATCTGAAG AGGAGTGGTGCTCTCCAGTTTCCCAATGGAGTTCCAACTTCACTGAGCGATTCAGGGCAGCAGTGGGACTATCCTAATGCATGGCCTCCCTTACAACACATGCTGATCAGTG GTTTATCCAAACTGCCTTCAGAGGATGCTAAAAAACTAGCATTTGACTTGGCCCAGCGTTGGATCAAGACAAACTGGTTGGCGTACGTGAAATACGAAGCCATGTTTGAAAAG TATGATGTGAATGGAGATGGCAAACCAGGCGGTGGAGGAGAATATGAAGTTCAG TTGGGCTTTGGTTGGACCAATGGAGTGGCCCTGCAGCTCCTGGACCAGTATGGGGCGACTCTCACCTCAGGAAGCCAAAGCGTGTTCTCTGGCCTCCTGCCACCTCTGATTTCAGCCATTCTCACGCTCCAGTGA